In the Gossypium arboreum isolate Shixiya-1 chromosome 10, ASM2569848v2, whole genome shotgun sequence genome, one interval contains:
- the LOC108486976 gene encoding uncharacterized protein LOC108486976 has translation MATNGTSDIKRKQGIASSLCKHFSLDPKAFSSQVPGNDIKTLYINILKSSGKESPQNNDEVMKWIAFADSFPGDSKACYGGLNELNTDLAKKSVLLGNGFTPSEADVIVFSVIHSSVIALSTPEKEKLPHVMRWMDYIQNSEDLGAHFEKILLEKPVFEPQMAKAAAKPEVTSSAKGTVQNTKIADKPDAEKNAKKSDSADAKKKAKGDKEAVPEKKAPEKEASDKDKELSVSLLNIQVGLIRKAWKHPSADSLLVEEIDVGEAKVRQVVSGLAKYCSPEDLTNRRVVLITNVKPGKLRDVMSEGLVLCASNEDHTKVEPLLPPEGAKPGEPISFSGIDGKPEDVLNPKKKQLEKITPNLFTDEKGVATFKGIPFMTSAGPCTSSIPKASIK, from the exons ATGGCAACCAATGGAACCAGTGATATCAAAAGGAAGCAAGGAATAGCATCATCTCTTTGCAAGCACTTCTCTTTGGATCCT AAGGCTTTTTCAAGTCAAGTCCCTGGAAATGATATTAAGACCCTTTACATAAACATTTTGAAGTCATCAGGGAAGGAGTCACCGCAAAATAACGATGAG GTGATGAAGTGGATAGCTTTTGCAGACAGCTTTCCTGGTGATTCTAAGGCATGCTATGGTGGTTTGAATGAATTAAACACTGACTTGGCTAAAAAATCTGTACTTTTGGGCAATGGATTTACACCCTCAGAAGCCGATGTTATTGTTTTTTCAGTCATACATAGTTCAGTG ATTGCCCTTTCAACTCCAGAGAAGGAGAAATTGCCACATGTGATGCGATGGATGGATTATATCCAG AATAGTGAGGATCTTGGTGCACATTTTGAGAAGATATTGCTGGAGAAGCCTGTTTTTGAGCCTCAG ATGGCAAAAGCTGCAGCTAAGCCAGAAGTAACTTCAAGTGCTAAAGGGACTGTTCAAAACACAAAAATTGCAGACAAGCCAGATGCAGAAAAAAATGCAAAGAAAAGTGATTCCGCG GATGCCAAGAAAAAGGCTAAGGGAGATAAGGAAGCTGTTCCAGAGAAGAAAGCACCTgaaaaagaagcatctgataaaGACAAAGAACTCAGTGTCAGTTTACTGAATATACAGGTTGGTCTTATACGTAAAGCATGGAAACATCCATCTGCTGATAG TTTACTGGTAGAGGAGATAGATGTCGGAGAGGCTAAAGTACGACAGGTTGTTAGTGGATTGGCCAAGTATTGCAGTCCAGAAGACTTGACG AATCGTCGTGTTGTGCTGATTACAAATGTAAAACCTGGAAAGCTACGAGATGTGATGTCAGAGGGACTG GTGCTTTGTGCTTCTAATGAAGATCATACCAAGGTAGAGCCATTACTGCCCCCTGAAGGTGCTAAACCTGGCGAGCCCATTTCATTTTCAGG GATCGATGGAAAGCCAGAAGATGTCCTAAATCCAAAGAAGAAGCAGTTGGAGAAAATAACACCG AATCTTTTCACTGATGAGAAGGGTGTGGCCACATTTAAAGGTATTCCATTTATGACCTCAGCAGGGCCATGCACATCTTCCATTCCTAAAGCTAGCATCAAATGA
- the LOC108488585 gene encoding two-component response regulator ARR17: protein MLSCGGGSGGCSKDMAVELGDEPHVLAVDDNLIDRKLVERLLKNSSCKVTTAENALRALDYLGLGNDRLEGTVSEVNMIITDYCMPGMTGYELLKKIKESSVLKEVPVVIMSSENIPTRISQCLEEGAKMFMLKPLKQSDVKQLKWHLMKCRN, encoded by the exons ATGCTTAGTTGTGGTGGTGGAAGTGGCGGCTGTTCCAAGGACATGGCGGTGGAATTAGGAGATGAACCCCATGTTTTAGCTGTGGATGATAACCTCATTGATAGGAAACTGGTTGAGAGACTGCTCAAGAACTCCTCTTGTAAAG TGACTACAGCAGAGAATGCACTGAGGGCTTTGGATTATTTGGGACTGGGAAATGATAGATTGGAAGGCACT GTTTCTGAGGTCAATATGATAATAACAGATTATTGCATGCCTGGAATGACCGGCTATGAACTGCTCAAGAAAATCAAG GAATCATCCGTTCTCAAGGAAGTCCCTGTTGTAATCATGTCATCCGAAAACATACCCACTCGTATCAGTCA GTGCTTGGAGGAAGGTGCGAAGATGTTCATGCTGAAGCCATTGAAGCAGTCTGATGTGAAGCAACTCAAATGGCACTTGATGAAATGCAGGAACTGA